The Impatiens glandulifera chromosome 8, dImpGla2.1, whole genome shotgun sequence genome includes a window with the following:
- the LOC124913412 gene encoding uncharacterized protein LOC124913412: MVETRQQSEMEALKSLIENLSQQTATMQAAIDRRFDVAEERMAPLKAGHLSLSLLLCNRRRRAATGDDGRRRAATGGDGRRATISDSDGRRFLTSGDDLTLLQHQGLQDNSNVTVEESVAMFLLVLGHGVKLRVLGGIYIRSLETISRRFHEVLRLVLSLSKDFIRLPNQVENVDENDHKWRWFKDCLGALDGTHVEMTIPLKDQGSSSDSKVLRSALVRERDPFLVPTGNYYLVDAGYANTPGFLAPYRSTRYHLNEWSSHGNRPSNYKELFNLRHSLARNSVERTFGLLKKRWAVLRQPSFFGTNTQVRIINACCVLHNYIREIASELDYPLLHEVDCDLAQQSNEVFDVDYEDVITNVQGGSQWTNFRDDMAREMYSQYQIRRMKTKSYLKWTSMMDNVLTNVLLEQHNLGNHPPNGWKSVAYAAAVSALHNQCNVNVSRENIQSRLKTWDKHYAVISAMLGTSGFGWDWDRKVVKVDSEEVWTTYVKAHPDASHYRSKIVENWEDLSIICGQDKANGSGAETADEGARAMFEDIESCSKLSKESTSVERPSKRTRHNDMATAISKMADVVGKAYNVEKTSTQQVFDELSKITDLEETQFLQAVDVLTTNERKYEVFLTIPERMRRAWILLQIKK; encoded by the exons atggtagaaactcgccagcaatcggaaATGGAAGCGCTCAAGTCCCTAATTGAAAACTTGTCCCAGCAAACAGCAACAATGCAAGCTGCCATTGACCGTAGATTCGATGttgctgaagaaagaatggcgcCCTTGAAAGCGGGGC ATCtatctctttctcttctattatGTAATCGGAGGCGACGGGCGGCGACGGGAGACGACGGGCGGCGACGGGCGGCGACGGGCGGCGACGGGCGACGGGCGACGATCTCTGACAGCGACGGGCGACGATTCCTCACTAGCGGCGACGATCTCACACTTCTTCAACATCAG GGTTTACAAGATAATAGCAATGTGACGGTTGAAGAATCTGTAGCCATGTTTTTACTTGTACTAGGACATGGAGTAAAACTTCGGGTACTTGGAGGTATCTATATCCGTTCATTAGAGACAATTAGTAGGCGCTTTCATGAAGTACTACGTTTGGTTCTCAGTTTAAGTAAGGATTTTATAAGATTACCTAATCAAGTTGAGAATGTTGATGAGAATGATCATAAATGGAGATGGTTCAAG gattGCCTTGGAGCTTTGGATGGAACAcatgttgagatgactattccACTTAAGGATCAAG GTTCATCATCAGATTCAAAAGTTTTACGAAGTGCATTAGTGAGAGAAAGGGATCCATTTCTTGTGCCGACTg gaAATTATTATCTAGTTGATGCTGGATATGCAAATACTCCCGGATTTTTAGCTCCTTATCGTTCTACTCGTTATCACCTAAATGAATGGTCAAGTCATGGTAATCGTCCTTCTAACTATAAGGAATTATTTAACCTACGACACTCTTTAGCAAGAAATTCAGTAGAGAGAACATTTGGATTGCTGAAAAAACGATGGGCAGTACTTCGTCAACCATCATTTTTTGGTACTAATACACAG GTTCGTATTATTAATgcttgttgtgttcttcataaCTACATTCGTGAAATTGCAAGTGAATTGGATTATCCATTGTTGCATGAGGTTGATTGTGATTTGGCACAACAATCAAATGAAGTATTTGATGTGGACTATGAAGATGTCATAACAAATGTACAAGGTGGTAGTCAATGGACAAATTTTAGGGATGATATGGCAAGGGAGATGTATAGTCAATATCAA ataagGAGAATGAAGACTAAATCGTATCTCAAATGGACATCAATGATGGATAATGTGCTAACAAATGTATTGCTTGAGCAACATAATTTGGGAAATCATCCTCCTAACGGATGGAAATCTGTTGCATATGCTGCTGCGGTTAGTGCATTACACAATCAATGTAATGTTAATGTTAGTAGGGAAAATATACAATCGCGACTTAAGACTTGGGATAAACATTATGCTGTTATAAGTGCTATGCTTGGTACAAGTGGATTTGGATGGGATTGGGATAGAAAAGTGGTGAAAGTGGATAGTGAAGAAGTTTGGACAACTTATGTTAAG GCACACCCAGATGCGAGTCATTATAGAAGTAAAATTGTTGAGAATTGGGAAGATTTGTCAATTATTTGTGGACAAGATAAAGCTAATGGAAGTGGAGCTGAAACGGCTGATGAAGGTGCAAGAGCTATGTTTGAAGATATAGAGAGTTGttcaaaattaagtaaagaatcAACTAGTGTAGAACGACCTTCTAAAAGAACTCGTCATAATGATATGGCCACTGCAATATCCAAGATGGCTGACGTGGTTGGTAAGGCATACAATGTTGAAAAGACAAGTACTCAACAAGTTTTTGATGAACTATCAAAAATTACAGACTTAGAGGAGACACAATTTCTACAAGCGGTTGATGTACTCACAACAAACGAGAGGAAGTACGAAGTGTTTCTAACAATCCCCGAGCGTATGAGGCGTGCATGGATTTTGTTACAAATAAAGAAGTGA